One Brevibacillus choshinensis genomic window carries:
- a CDS encoding biotin transporter BioY: protein MRNERLRWLVLSAIFAAIMAVLSQLTIPLPLIPITGQTLAVGLTATILGSRYGTLAMVIYTLLGAIGLPVFTEASGGLQILFGKTGGYIFGFILTVYVTGLILEKTRFTLVNAIIANVVGMVVTLVCGSIQLKYVLDIPWDKAIAFGATPFIAVGVIKAVLASLIGIKVRERLISSRLLHVETPSLRS from the coding sequence ATGCGAAACGAAAGATTGAGATGGTTGGTTTTATCTGCTATCTTTGCTGCCATTATGGCTGTGTTATCCCAATTGACCATTCCGCTGCCGCTGATCCCGATTACCGGGCAGACGCTGGCGGTAGGTCTGACCGCGACGATCCTTGGAAGCCGCTACGGCACCTTGGCGATGGTGATCTATACCTTGCTTGGCGCAATCGGATTGCCCGTTTTCACGGAGGCGAGCGGTGGTTTGCAAATCCTGTTTGGAAAAACCGGAGGCTACATTTTCGGGTTTATCCTGACGGTTTACGTGACAGGCTTGATTCTGGAAAAAACTCGATTTACCTTGGTCAACGCGATTATTGCCAATGTGGTCGGAATGGTTGTCACACTTGTTTGCGGTTCGATTCAGTTGAAATACGTTCTGGACATTCCTTGGGACAAAGCCATTGCTTTCGGGGCGACTCCCTTCATCGCGGTAGGAGTCATCAAGGCGGTATTGGCTTCCCTGATCGGAATCAAGGTGCGGGAGCGTTTGATCTCTTCTCGCCTGCTCCACGTAGAAACGCCGTCTCTTCGATCATAA